A region from the Falco rusticolus isolate bFalRus1 chromosome 4, bFalRus1.pri, whole genome shotgun sequence genome encodes:
- the EEF2 gene encoding elongation factor 2 encodes MVNFTVDQIRAIMDKKANIRNMSVIAHVDHGKSTLTDSLVCKAGIIASARAGETRFTDTRKDEQERCITIKSTAISLFYELSENDLAFIKQSKDGSGFLINLIDSPGHVDFSSEVTAALRVTDGALVVVDCVSGVCVQTETVLRQAIAERIKPVLMMNKMDRALLELQLEPEELYQTFQRIVENVNVIISTYGEGESGPMGNIMIDPVLGTVGFGSGLHGWAFTLKQFAEMYVAKFAAKGDAQLNPSERAKKVEDMMKKLWGDRYFDPATGKFSKSATSPDGKKLPRTFCQLILDPIFKVFDAIMNFKKEEAAKLIEKLDIKLDSEDKDKEGKPLLKAVMRRWLPAGDALLQMITIHLPSPVTAQKYRCELLYEGPPDDEAAIGIKNCDPKGPLMMYISKMVPTSDKGRFYAFGRVFSGLVSTGLKVRIMGPNYTPGKKEDLYLKPIQRTILMMGRYVEPIEDVPCGNIVGLVGVDQFLVKTGTITTFEHAHNMRVMKFSVSPVVRVAVEAKNPADLPKLVEGLKRLAKSDPMVQCIIEESGEHIIAGAGELHLEICLKDLEEDHACIPIKKSDPVVSYRETVSEESNVMCLSKSPNKHNRLYMKARPFPDGLAEDIDKGEVSARQELKQRARYLAEKYEWDVTEARKIWCFGPDGTGPNILTDITKGVQYLNEIKDSVVAGFQWATKEGVLCEENMRAVRFDVHDVTLHADAIHRGGGQIIPTARRCLYACVLTAQPRLMEPIYLVEIQCPEQVVGGIYGVLNRKRGHVFEETQVAGTPMFVVKAYLPVNESFGFTADLRSNTGGQAFPQCVFDHWQILPGDPFDSTSRPCQVVAETRKRKGLKEGIPALDNFLDKL; translated from the exons ATG GTGAACTTCACAGTAGACCAGATACGGGCCATCATGGACAAAAAGGCCAACATCAGAAACATGTCTGTGATTGCCCACGTTGATCACGGCAAATCAACCTTGACTGATTCTCTGGTATGCAAAGCTGGTATCATTGCTTCTGCCCGTGCGGGGGAGACCCGTTTCACCGACACAAGGAAGGATGAGCAGGAACGGTGCATCACCATCAAATCAAC agctATTTCCCTATTTTAtgagctttctgaaaatgattTGGCCTTCATCAAGCAGAGCAAGGATGGTTCTGGCTTCTTGATCAACCTGATTGACTCTCCTGGGCACGTGGACTTTTCATCAGAGGTCACTGCTGCTCTTCGTGTCACTGATGGTGCCCTGGTTGTTGTAGATTGTGTCTCTG GCGTGTGCGTGCAGACAGAGACTGTGCTGCGTCAGGCCATTGCTGAGAGGATCAAGCCTGTCCTGATGATGAACAAAATGGACCGAgcgctgctggagctgcagctggagccagaAGAGCTGTACCAGACCTTCCAGCGCATAGTGGAAAATGTGAACGTTATTATCTCCACATatggagaaggagaaagtgGCCCCATGGGAAATATCATG attgATCCGGTGCTTGGTACAGTCGGCTTTGGTTCTGGCCTGCATGGCTGGGCTTTCACTCTGAAACAGTTTGCTGAAATGTATGTTGCGAAGTTTGCTGCCAAGGGTGATGCCCAGCTGAATCCATCTGAGCGTGCCAAGAAAGTAGAAGACATGATGAAGAAGTTGTGGGGAGACAG ATATTTTGATCCTGCTACTGGCAAGTTCAGCAAATCTGCTACCAGCCCTGATGGAAAGAAGCTACCCAGGACCTTCTGCCAGCTCATCCTTGACCCCATCTTCAAG gttTTCGATGCAATCATGAACTTCAAGAAAGAGGAGGCGGCTAAACTGATTGAGAAACTGGACATCAAACTTGACAGTGAAGATAAGGACAAAGAGGGCAAACCCCTGCTGAAG GCCGTGATGAGGCGGTGGCTGCCTGCCGGAGATGCCCTGCTGCAGATGATCACTATTCACCTGCCTTCTCCCGTCACAGCCCAGAAGTACCGCTGTGAGCTGCTCTACGAGGGACCCCCTGATGATGAGGCTGCCATAG GTATTAAGAACTGTGACCCCAAAGGCCCCCTGATGATGTACATCTCTAAAATGGTGCCAACCTCTGACAAGGGACGTTTCTACGCTTTTGGACGTGTCTTTTCTGGTCTGGTCTCAACTGGCTTGAAAGTCAGAATCATGGGACCAAACTACACACCTggcaagaaggaggatctgTACCTGAAGCCAATTCAAAG GACCATTCTCATGATGGGCCGCTATGTTGAACCCATTGAGGACGTGCCTTGTGGAAACATTGTTGGTCTGGTTGGTGTTGACCAGTTCCTTGTGAAGACTGGAACCATCACCACCTTTGAGCATGCTCACAACATGAGAGTCATGAAGTTCAGTGTCAGCCCCGTTGTACGTGTGGCTGTGGAAGCCAAGAACCCAGCTGACCTGCCCAAGTTGGTAGAGGGACTGAAGCGTCTTGCCAAGTCTGACCCTATGGTGCAG TGCATCATTGAGGAGTCTGGGGAGCACATCattgctggtgctggggagctgcactTGGAGATCTGTCTGAAGGATCTGGAAGAGGACCATGCATGCATTCCTATTAAG AAATCAGATCCTGTTGTGTCCTACCGTGAGACTGTCAGCGAGGAATCCAATGTGATGTGCCTTTCCAAGTCCCCCAACAAACACAACAGGCTGTACATGAAGGCCCGGCCCTTCCCAGACGGCTTGGCCGAAGACATTGACAAGGGTGAGGTCTCTGCCCGCCAGGAGCTGAAGCAGCGAGCTCGGTACCTGGCTGAGAAGTACGAGTGGGATGTCACTGAAGCCAGGAAAATCTGGTGCTTTGGTCCCGATGGCACTGGCCCCAACATCCTGACCGACATCACCAAGGGAGTGCAGTACCTGAATGAGATCAAGGACAGCGTGGTGGCCGGCTTCCAGTGGGCGACGAAGGAG GGGGTCCTGTGTGAGGAGAACATGCGTGCTGTGCGTTTTGATGTGCATGATGTCACCCTGCATGCTGATGCCATCCACCGTGGAGGTGGGCAGATCATTCCCACTGCTAGGAGATGCCTGTATGCCTGTGTGCTCACTGCTCAGCCCAGGCTCATGGAGCCCATCTATCTTGTGGAAATCCAG TGCCCCGAGCAGGTGGTCGGTGGTATCTATGGTGTGCTGAACAGGAAGCGTGGCCATGTGTTTGAGGAGACCCAGGTGGCTGGCACCCCCATGTTCGTGGTCAAGGCCTACCTGCCTGTCAATGAGTCCTTCG GTTTCACAGCGGATTTGAGGTCCAACACGGGGGGCCAGGCTTTCCCCCAGTGTGTCTTCGACCACTGGCAGATCCTGCCTGGGGATCCCTTTGACAGCACCAGCCGTCCTTGCCAGGTGGTGGCTGAGACCCGCAAGCGCAAAGGGCTGAAGGAAGGCATCCCTGCCCTTGACAACTTCCTTGACAAACTCTAA